From one Tetragenococcus osmophilus genomic stretch:
- the yajC gene encoding preprotein translocase subunit YajC → MEILIMLVPIIILMYFMQRSQKKQQRKRQEVLDSMRPGNQVVTIGGLHGVVSEIDDEKKTVTLDCEGIYLEFDRASIRTVKSADTGENAQSTVPPTDNAPDHSSEEMNAENNSQEEQEDKDQSQE, encoded by the coding sequence ATGGAAATACTTATAATGCTGGTGCCTATTATCATTTTGATGTATTTTATGCAACGTTCTCAAAAGAAACAGCAAAGAAAACGTCAAGAAGTTTTAGATAGTATGCGTCCAGGCAACCAGGTGGTAACAATCGGCGGGTTACACGGAGTGGTCTCAGAGATTGATGATGAGAAAAAAACAGTGACGCTTGATTGTGAAGGAATCTATCTTGAATTTGATCGCGCCTCTATCCGTACAGTAAAATCTGCTGATACAGGAGAAAATGCGCAAAGTACAGTACCACCTACTGACAATGCACCAGATCATTCTTCTGAAGAAATGAATGCGGAGAATAATTCGCAAGAAGAACAAGAAGATAAAGACCAATCACAAGAATAA